In Geminocystis sp. NIES-3708, a single window of DNA contains:
- a CDS encoding glycosyltransferase family 2 protein, which produces MDSLELSIIMPCLNEAETLATCIEKAQWYLQEYQLKGEVLIADNGSDDGSQEIAMKMGATLVNVREKGYGSAIMGGILGAKGEFIIMADADDSYDFTNLNPFVEKLRSGYDLVMGNRFKGGIKPDAMPFLHKYLGNPVLTWLGKLFFRSPCNDFHCGLRGFRKQAILGLNLRTTGMEFASEMVVKSTLNGLKITEVPTTLSPDGRSRKPHLRTWRDGWRHLRFLLLYSPRWLFLYPGFFLMVMGLISTIILLSSPRVHSLLYSATAIIIGFQLVNFAIFTKVYGIQEGLLPQDKKFLKFLDFFTLEQGLIFGTILFILGGITSIFALFQWESVGFGSLNPILTMRLVIPSVTAIALGLQVIFASFFLSIFQLKTK; this is translated from the coding sequence ATGGATTCTCTCGAATTGTCAATTATTATGCCTTGTCTTAATGAAGCGGAGACTCTTGCTACTTGCATTGAGAAAGCACAATGGTATTTACAGGAATATCAGCTGAAAGGAGAAGTACTTATTGCAGATAATGGTAGTGATGATGGTTCACAAGAAATCGCTATGAAAATGGGTGCAACCCTAGTTAACGTAAGAGAAAAAGGCTATGGTAGTGCCATTATGGGGGGAATCTTAGGGGCAAAAGGAGAGTTTATAATTATGGCAGATGCTGATGATAGTTATGACTTTACAAATCTAAATCCTTTTGTGGAAAAATTGCGTAGTGGTTATGATTTAGTTATGGGAAATCGGTTTAAAGGTGGAATAAAACCTGATGCGATGCCTTTTCTTCACAAATATTTGGGTAATCCTGTACTAACATGGTTAGGTAAGTTATTTTTTCGTAGTCCGTGTAATGATTTTCACTGTGGCTTGAGAGGGTTTCGTAAACAAGCAATTTTAGGTTTAAATTTACGTACTACTGGTATGGAGTTTGCCTCTGAAATGGTAGTAAAATCAACATTAAACGGTTTAAAAATAACGGAAGTTCCCACTACTTTATCACCTGATGGGCGTTCTCGTAAACCTCATTTACGCACATGGCGTGATGGTTGGCGACATTTACGGTTTTTATTATTATATAGTCCTCGTTGGTTATTTCTGTATCCCGGATTTTTTCTTATGGTTATGGGTTTGATTAGTACCATAATTTTATTATCTAGTCCGAGAGTTCACAGTTTATTATATTCCGCTACGGCAATTATTATTGGATTTCAATTAGTTAATTTTGCTATTTTTACTAAAGTTTATGGGATTCAAGAAGGATTATTACCACAAGATAAAAAGTTCTTAAAATTTCTTGATTTTTTTACTTTAGAACAAGGATTAATTTTTGGAACAATATTGTTTATTCTTGGTGGGATTACTTCTATTTTTGCTTTATTTCAGTGGGAATCTGTAGGTTTTGGCTCTTTAAACCCTATATTAACTATGCGTTTAGTTATTCCTTCTGTTACAGCGATCGCCTTAGGTTTACAAGTAATTTTTGCTAGTTTTTTCCTCAGTATTTTTCAACTAAAAACTAAATAA
- a CDS encoding SulP family inorganic anion transporter gives MTNSIFIGLKHLSSYQSSWLRGDLLAGVTVAAYLIPQCMAYAELAGAEPVVGLWAILPPMIIYTIFGSSSQLSVGPESTTAVMTAVTISPILAQANTNINYANLSGLLAVLVGITCIMGYFAKLGFLAELLSKPILVGYMAGVAIIMIVGQLSKISGIKIDSDEVFEQIIQFLTNIDQIHFPTFILAIFILAFLIIIQNRFPKLPGSLLAILLTTVIVNIFHLDKQGVAIIGEIPAKLPNFTFPYVSFNHLTYLTTAAIGIAIVGYSDNVLTARAFAIRNGYKINANQELLALGMSNLVTGLIQGFPISSSGSRTAIGDSSGSKTQLFSIVALVVVILVLIFFRPLLMLFPKTGLGAIVIYAAIRLIDIPEFIRLQNFKLSEFRLAIITFFGVLATNILVGIGIAVALSVIDLFTKVARPHDAVLGTIPNLPGLHDIDDWEGATTISGLVIYRYDAPLCFANVENFKERAIKAIKAEIEPVEWFILNTEAIVEIDITAADMLEELRQELASRNITFGLARVKQDLYHQLQKSGLIDAIGSERIYLTLHTAIDSFQNRNKKL, from the coding sequence ATGACAAACTCAATTTTTATCGGACTCAAACATTTATCATCTTATCAGTCTTCTTGGTTACGAGGTGATTTGTTAGCAGGAGTAACCGTAGCCGCTTATTTGATTCCTCAATGTATGGCATACGCCGAATTAGCTGGGGCTGAACCTGTGGTAGGATTATGGGCGATTTTACCACCAATGATTATTTACACCATATTTGGATCATCTTCTCAACTTTCTGTCGGTCCAGAGTCAACTACGGCAGTAATGACTGCTGTGACAATATCTCCTATCCTAGCACAAGCAAATACAAATATAAACTATGCAAATTTAAGTGGCTTATTAGCGGTTTTAGTGGGAATTACTTGTATCATGGGTTATTTTGCGAAACTAGGATTTTTAGCTGAATTACTATCTAAGCCCATTTTAGTCGGTTATATGGCTGGTGTCGCCATTATCATGATAGTGGGACAATTGAGTAAGATTAGTGGTATCAAAATTGATTCGGATGAAGTTTTTGAGCAAATTATTCAATTCTTAACGAATATTGACCAAATTCACTTTCCCACCTTCATTTTAGCCATTTTTATCCTAGCATTTTTAATTATTATTCAAAATAGATTCCCAAAACTACCTGGTTCTCTACTAGCAATATTATTAACTACAGTAATAGTTAATATTTTCCATCTTGATAAACAGGGGGTTGCTATTATTGGAGAAATTCCTGCCAAGTTACCTAATTTTACTTTTCCTTATGTTTCCTTTAACCATTTAACATATTTAACAACGGCAGCCATTGGAATTGCTATTGTGGGTTACTCTGATAATGTTTTAACGGCAAGGGCTTTTGCTATTCGTAACGGCTATAAAATTAATGCTAATCAAGAATTACTAGCTTTAGGAATGTCTAATTTAGTTACGGGATTAATACAAGGATTTCCTATCAGCAGTAGTGGTAGTAGAACAGCTATTGGCGATTCTTCAGGTAGTAAGACACAATTATTTTCTATAGTTGCCTTAGTTGTAGTAATTTTAGTCTTGATTTTTTTTCGTCCTTTATTGATGCTTTTTCCGAAAACGGGTTTAGGTGCAATTGTCATTTATGCGGCAATTCGCTTAATTGATATACCCGAATTTATTCGGTTACAAAATTTTAAACTCAGTGAATTTCGATTAGCAATAATTACTTTTTTTGGGGTGTTAGCTACAAATATTTTAGTGGGCATAGGAATAGCAGTGGCATTATCTGTAATTGATTTATTCACGAAAGTAGCACGTCCCCATGATGCCGTATTAGGAACAATTCCTAATTTACCCGGACTTCATGATATTGATGACTGGGAGGGAGCAACTACTATTTCTGGATTAGTTATCTATCGCTATGATGCACCTCTTTGTTTTGCTAATGTGGAAAATTTCAAGGAAAGAGCAATAAAGGCAATTAAAGCAGAAATAGAACCCGTAGAATGGTTTATCTTAAATACTGAAGCTATTGTAGAAATTGATATTACAGCTGCCGATATGCTGGAAGAATTACGTCAAGAATTAGCGTCTCGAAATATTACTTTTGGTTTAGCACGGGTAAAACAAGATCTTTATCACCAATTGCAAAAATCAGGATTAATTGATGCTATTGGTAGTGAGCGAATTTATTTAACTTTACATACTGCTATTGATAGTTTCCAAAATAGAAATAAAAAACTTTGA
- a CDS encoding ATP-binding protein has translation MTVINIWVFKLLLINENKQIENLVQAQLVSLRNKIDTELDTRILALERMSKRWSFENGTPELKWKSDAQKYVEDYNGYQAIERVDKDYIVRWIMPEKNNEKAKNLYLGFEENRKKALKIAKNQQKTYFSRTLNLVQGIRGFIIYTPIFLEKKNNQFDGFILGVFNLHSLLYSILRHEVIEGYQIFIYQDSELIYSTIYSDAKDNLEWQQSINLDSRGINWEIKIIPSNYFLKIHQSFLPHIILVISLILSWLLAWVIYLLFEFQNRNLLLLEAKKQAESASIAKSQFLAMMSHEIRTPMNGILGMINLLKDTPLNNQQQDFVQVIYHSSDNLLNILNDILDFSKIESDNLELKNESFSLKECIKNVIDLFSFQAQEKGLKFTYNIDEVIPQFLLGDRLRLQQILLNLISNALKFTDKGEIIITVTGEKIVGENSPSKFQILFTIKDTGIGISPQKQPQLFKPFSQLDASTNRKYGGTGLGLVISKNLIEKMDGKIWLESKINIGSIFYFTIILPLPENDSPRDVENTSFPVTVPLISSLKILLAEDNLVNQKVALLTLKKLGYQADVAINGLKVIEALKTKDYDLILMDIQMPEMDGLETSILIRNNFPEDKQPYIIAVTANALKNDREMCIDAGMNDYLCKPISLALLQEKILNIEQILLDN, from the coding sequence ATGACAGTAATAAATATATGGGTTTTCAAATTATTACTTATTAATGAAAATAAACAAATTGAAAATTTAGTACAAGCTCAATTAGTTTCCCTTCGTAATAAAATAGACACAGAATTGGACACTCGTATCTTAGCATTAGAGAGAATGAGTAAACGATGGAGTTTTGAGAATGGTACTCCAGAACTAAAATGGAAATCTGATGCTCAGAAATATGTTGAAGATTATAATGGTTATCAGGCAATAGAGAGGGTTGATAAAGACTATATTGTGCGTTGGATAATGCCAGAAAAAAATAATGAAAAAGCTAAAAATCTTTATTTGGGCTTTGAAGAAAATAGAAAAAAAGCTTTAAAAATTGCAAAGAATCAACAAAAAACTTATTTTAGTAGAACCCTTAATTTAGTTCAAGGAATTAGAGGTTTTATTATCTATACTCCTATTTTTTTAGAAAAAAAAAATAACCAATTTGATGGATTTATTTTAGGAGTTTTTAATCTTCATAGCTTATTATATTCTATATTACGTCACGAGGTTATTGAAGGTTATCAGATATTTATTTATCAAGATTCAGAATTAATTTATAGTACTATTTATTCTGATGCTAAAGATAATCTGGAATGGCAACAATCTATTAATTTAGATTCAAGGGGAATTAATTGGGAAATCAAAATTATTCCTTCCAACTATTTTCTCAAGATTCATCAATCATTTTTACCCCATATTATTCTCGTTATTTCGTTAATATTATCATGGTTATTAGCATGGGTTATTTACTTATTATTTGAATTTCAAAATCGTAATCTATTATTGCTAGAAGCCAAAAAACAAGCAGAATCTGCCAGTATTGCCAAAAGTCAATTTTTAGCAATGATGAGTCATGAAATTCGCACTCCGATGAATGGTATTCTGGGAATGATTAACTTATTAAAAGATACCCCTTTAAATAATCAGCAACAAGATTTTGTTCAAGTTATTTATCATAGCAGTGATAATCTTTTAAATATTCTTAATGATATTCTTGATTTTTCTAAAATAGAATCAGATAATTTAGAACTAAAAAATGAATCTTTTTCCTTAAAAGAATGTATAAAAAATGTTATTGACTTATTTAGTTTTCAGGCTCAAGAAAAAGGCTTAAAATTCACCTACAATATAGATGAAGTAATTCCTCAATTTTTACTAGGAGATAGACTCCGTTTACAACAAATTTTACTAAACTTAATTAGTAATGCTCTTAAATTTACTGATAAAGGAGAAATTATTATTACCGTGACAGGGGAAAAAATTGTAGGGGAAAATTCACCTTCAAAATTTCAAATTCTTTTCACTATTAAAGATACTGGTATTGGTATTTCTCCTCAAAAACAACCTCAATTATTTAAACCTTTTTCTCAATTAGATGCTTCGACTAATCGTAAATATGGTGGTACTGGTTTAGGATTAGTTATTAGCAAAAATTTAATAGAAAAAATGGATGGTAAAATATGGTTAGAAAGTAAAATTAATATTGGTTCTATTTTTTATTTTACAATTATTCTTCCCCTTCCAGAAAATGATTCTCCTCGTGATGTTGAAAACACATCTTTTCCTGTTACTGTGCCATTAATTTCTTCTTTGAAAATTTTACTAGCAGAAGATAATTTGGTTAATCAAAAAGTAGCTTTATTAACTCTCAAAAAATTAGGTTATCAGGCGGATGTTGCCATTAATGGTTTAAAAGTAATTGAAGCATTAAAAACAAAAGATTATGATTTAATTTTAATGGATATACAAATGCCCGAAATGGACGGTTTAGAGACTTCTATTTTGATTCGTAATAATTTCCCTGAAGATAAACAACCTTATATTATTGCTGTTACAGCTAATGCTCTTAAAAATGATCGAGAAATGTGCATAGATGCGGGGATGAATGATTATCTTTGCAAACCTATTTCTTTAGCTTTACTCCAAGAAAAAATTTTAAACATAGAGCAAATTTTACTCGATAATTAG